A single region of the bacterium genome encodes:
- a CDS encoding tetratricopeptide repeat protein, whose protein sequence is MTIMNVPITLFFLSFVLLSGCGGCGKNEKLEKAAPLFQKGLSLERDGQYSSAAEQYQLAIAAYPEYRDAFFQMGNLYEKMGLADKARDEYRKVIELDPDYPQVYNNLGNVSGQLGELDAAITAYEKAVELDKSLASAHYNLGQAYVLKRDFSKAEMELKYAYELVPHDSKYALALGMLYATQQKLSDAMVYLQRSVTIDSTNAQAYYQLAMAYKNNKQYDEAAKFLEKYLTLITDFQEQNIIRGKIREINLLKAREKLANSQKRGVIMP, encoded by the coding sequence ATGACAATAATGAATGTCCCGATAACTTTGTTCTTTCTCAGTTTTGTTTTGTTGTCCGGTTGCGGCGGATGCGGTAAAAACGAAAAGCTTGAAAAGGCGGCGCCATTATTCCAAAAAGGTTTGTCGCTAGAGCGCGACGGACAATATTCTTCCGCGGCGGAACAGTATCAACTAGCCATTGCAGCCTATCCGGAATATCGCGATGCCTTTTTTCAAATGGGAAATTTATACGAAAAAATGGGTTTAGCGGATAAAGCGCGCGATGAATATAGGAAGGTTATTGAACTGGATCCCGACTACCCGCAGGTTTATAATAATCTCGGCAATGTCTCCGGGCAACTTGGCGAACTGGATGCCGCCATTACCGCCTACGAAAAGGCCGTTGAACTGGATAAATCATTGGCGAGCGCGCATTATAATTTAGGCCAGGCGTACGTCTTGAAACGTGATTTTTCGAAAGCGGAAATGGAATTGAAATATGCCTATGAACTTGTTCCGCACGACTCGAAATACGCTCTCGCTCTTGGAATGCTCTATGCCACGCAGCAGAAATTGAGCGATGCCATGGTCTATCTGCAACGATCCGTTACTATTGACAGCACCAATGCGCAGGCTTATTATCAACTGGCAATGGCTTATAAAAATAATAAACAATACGACGAGGCCGCTAAGTTTCTTGAAAAATATTTGACGTTGATAACTGATTTTCAGGAACAAAACATCATACGCGGAAAAATTAGAGAAATTAATCTGCTCAAAGCGCGTGAGAAACTCGCTAATTCTCAAAAACGGGGCGTCATTATGCCGTAA
- a CDS encoding sigma-70 family RNA polymerase sigma factor gives MKPATPSYENATVESDQRIIERIRLGDEKALAELYRNNIVMVRKYVMDNSGRDDDAKDMLQDALVVLWENVMHGDFDLTSKISTYIYSVVRNKWLREINKRKVGKITSLDNYEVVEERIDALRNIIHKEEYRVILKCIDQMGATCKKVLTMFYLEEKGMEEIARVLHFNNTDVAKAKKWQCKKELEKIVKKQFK, from the coding sequence ATGAAACCTGCAACGCCTTCTTACGAAAACGCAACTGTAGAATCGGATCAAAGGATCATTGAACGCATCCGCCTGGGAGATGAAAAAGCGCTGGCCGAACTTTATCGAAACAACATCGTGATGGTTCGGAAATATGTCATGGACAACAGCGGACGCGACGACGACGCGAAGGATATGCTTCAGGATGCTCTGGTCGTTCTTTGGGAAAATGTAATGCACGGCGACTTTGACCTGACTTCAAAGATCAGCACCTATATTTATTCCGTAGTTAGGAATAAATGGCTGCGCGAGATCAATAAGCGGAAGGTCGGCAAAATCACTTCACTCGACAATTATGAAGTGGTGGAGGAACGTATCGATGCCCTGCGAAATATAATCCATAAGGAGGAATACCGGGTTATCCTCAAATGCATAGATCAAATGGGCGCAACCTGTAAGAAAGTTCTGACGATGTTTTATCTTGAAGAAAAAGGAATGGAAGAGATTGCCCGCGTTTTACACTTCAACAATACCGACGTTGCAAAAGCAAAGAAATGGCAGTGTAAAAAAGAACTCGAAAAAATTGTAAAAAAGCAATTCAAATAA
- a CDS encoding molybdenum cofactor guanylyltransferase: MKNIKKPGGIILLGGKSKRMGTDKYLLPFFNLTLVERLIAELEKAVQEVILITNEPEKLNFLPHKKYPDHYTIPCALTGLHAGLKNSKCELNFVLACDLPLFDSRMIPYLTEQLSNATVAVPKTSKGFEALCAVYSKKNLAEIEKMFYEKNYAIHDLFDRIPTAVVAADKIEALTHRHVFFNMNTPAEYEEAQKIYGTLKKKS; this comes from the coding sequence ATGAAAAACATAAAGAAGCCGGGAGGAATCATACTTCTCGGCGGCAAGTCAAAAAGAATGGGAACAGACAAGTATCTGCTCCCATTTTTTAATTTAACTTTGGTCGAAAGACTCATCGCGGAACTTGAGAAAGCAGTACAAGAAGTAATTCTCATTACCAATGAACCGGAGAAATTAAACTTTCTGCCTCATAAAAAGTATCCAGATCACTATACAATTCCATGCGCTTTAACCGGTTTGCATGCGGGACTAAAGAATTCAAAATGTGAATTAAATTTCGTTTTGGCATGCGATCTCCCTTTATTTGACTCGAGAATGATTCCTTACTTAACCGAGCAATTGAGCAATGCGACCGTTGCCGTCCCAAAAACGTCAAAGGGATTTGAAGCGCTTTGCGCCGTGTATTCCAAAAAGAATCTGGCGGAAATTGAAAAGATGTTTTACGAAAAAAACTACGCTATTCATGATTTATTTGACAGGATTCCCACGGCAGTAGTTGCGGCTGATAAAATCGAAGCGCTTACACACCGGCATGTGTTTTTCAACATGAATACGCCTGCAGAATATGAAGAGGCTCAAAAAATATATGGAACCTTAAAGAAAAAGAGCTGA